One part of the Prionailurus bengalensis isolate Pbe53 chromosome B2, Fcat_Pben_1.1_paternal_pri, whole genome shotgun sequence genome encodes these proteins:
- the MAPK13 gene encoding mitogen-activated protein kinase 13 isoform X1, translated as MSFTRKKGFYKQDVNKTAWELPKTYVSPTHVGSGAYGAVCSAIDKRSGEKVAIKKLSRPFQSEIFAKRAYRELRLLKHMQHENVIGLLDVFTPASSLRGFHDFYLVMPFMQTDLQKIMGMEFSEDKIQYLVYQMLKGLKYIHSAGVVHRDLKPGNLAVNEDCELKILDFGLARHADAEMTGYVVTRWYRAPEVILSWMHYNQTVDIWSVGCIMAEMLTGKTLFKGKDYLDQLSQILKVTGVPGAEFVQKLNDKAAKSYIQSLPQSPKKDFSQLFPRASPQATDLLEKMLELDVDKRLTASQALAHPFFEPFRDPEEETEAPQPFDDSLEHEKLTVDEWKQHIYKEIVNFSPIARKDSRRRCGMKLQ; from the exons ATGAGCTTCACCCGGAAAAAGGGCTTCTACAAGCAGGACGTCAACAAGACCGCCTGGGAGCTGCCCAAGACCTACGTGTCGCCGACGCACGTAGGCAGCGGGGCCTATGGCGCCGTGTG CTCCGCCATCGACAAGCGGTCaggggagaaggtggccatcaAGAAGTTGAGCCGGCCCTTCCAGTCGGAGATCTTTGCCAAGCGGGCCTACCGAGAGCTGCGCCTGCTGAAGCACATGCAGCATGAGAAT GTCATCGGGCTCCTGGATGTCTTCACCCCAGCCTCTTCCCTGCGCGGCTTCCATGACTT CTACCTGGTGATGCCCTTCATGCAGACAGACCTGCAGAAGATCATGGGGATGGAGTTCAGTGAGGACAAGATCCAGTACCTGGTGTATCAGATGCTCAAGGGTCTTAAG taCATCCACTCAGCTGGGGTCGTCCACAGG GACCTGAAGCCGGGCAACCTGGCCGTAAACGAGGACTGTGAGCTGAAG ATCTTGGATTTTGGGCTGGCCCGGCACGCAGATGCTGAGATGACCGGCTATGTGGTGACCCGCTGGTACCGGGCCCCTGAGGTGATCCTCAGCTGGATGCACTACAACCAGACTG TGGACATCTGGTCTGTGGGCTGTATCATGGCAGAGATGCTGACCGGGAAAACTCTGTTCAAGGGGAAAGATT ACCTGGACCAGCTGTCCCAGATCCTGAAAGTGACGGGGGTGCCGGGTGCAGAGTTTGTGCAGAAGTTGAATGACAAAGCA GCCAAATCCTACATCCAGTCCCTGCCACAGAGCCCCAAGAAGGATTTCTCTCAGCTCTTCCCACGGGCCAGCCCCCAGG CCACAGACCTGCTAGAGAAGATGTTGGAGCTGGACGTGGACAAGCGTCTGACGGCCTCGCAGGCCCTCGCCCACCCCTTCTTTGAACCCTTCCGAGAcccagaggaggagacagaggccccGCAGCCATTTGATGACTCCTTAGAACATGAGAAACTCACAGTGGATGAATGGAAGC AGCACATCTACAAGGAGATTGTGAACTTCAGCCCCATTGCCCGGAAGGACTCACGGCGCCGGTGTGGCATGAAGCTGCAGTGA
- the MAPK13 gene encoding mitogen-activated protein kinase 13 isoform X2, with product MSFTRKKGFYKQDVNKTAWELPKTYVSPTHVGSGAYGAVCSAIDKRSGEKVAIKKLSRPFQSEIFAKRAYRELRLLKHMQHENVIGLLDVFTPASSLRGFHDFYLVMPFMQTDLQKIMGMEFSEDKIQYLVYQMLKGLKDLKPGNLAVNEDCELKILDFGLARHADAEMTGYVVTRWYRAPEVILSWMHYNQTVDIWSVGCIMAEMLTGKTLFKGKDYLDQLSQILKVTGVPGAEFVQKLNDKAAKSYIQSLPQSPKKDFSQLFPRASPQATDLLEKMLELDVDKRLTASQALAHPFFEPFRDPEEETEAPQPFDDSLEHEKLTVDEWKQHIYKEIVNFSPIARKDSRRRCGMKLQ from the exons ATGAGCTTCACCCGGAAAAAGGGCTTCTACAAGCAGGACGTCAACAAGACCGCCTGGGAGCTGCCCAAGACCTACGTGTCGCCGACGCACGTAGGCAGCGGGGCCTATGGCGCCGTGTG CTCCGCCATCGACAAGCGGTCaggggagaaggtggccatcaAGAAGTTGAGCCGGCCCTTCCAGTCGGAGATCTTTGCCAAGCGGGCCTACCGAGAGCTGCGCCTGCTGAAGCACATGCAGCATGAGAAT GTCATCGGGCTCCTGGATGTCTTCACCCCAGCCTCTTCCCTGCGCGGCTTCCATGACTT CTACCTGGTGATGCCCTTCATGCAGACAGACCTGCAGAAGATCATGGGGATGGAGTTCAGTGAGGACAAGATCCAGTACCTGGTGTATCAGATGCTCAAGGGTCTTAAG GACCTGAAGCCGGGCAACCTGGCCGTAAACGAGGACTGTGAGCTGAAG ATCTTGGATTTTGGGCTGGCCCGGCACGCAGATGCTGAGATGACCGGCTATGTGGTGACCCGCTGGTACCGGGCCCCTGAGGTGATCCTCAGCTGGATGCACTACAACCAGACTG TGGACATCTGGTCTGTGGGCTGTATCATGGCAGAGATGCTGACCGGGAAAACTCTGTTCAAGGGGAAAGATT ACCTGGACCAGCTGTCCCAGATCCTGAAAGTGACGGGGGTGCCGGGTGCAGAGTTTGTGCAGAAGTTGAATGACAAAGCA GCCAAATCCTACATCCAGTCCCTGCCACAGAGCCCCAAGAAGGATTTCTCTCAGCTCTTCCCACGGGCCAGCCCCCAGG CCACAGACCTGCTAGAGAAGATGTTGGAGCTGGACGTGGACAAGCGTCTGACGGCCTCGCAGGCCCTCGCCCACCCCTTCTTTGAACCCTTCCGAGAcccagaggaggagacagaggccccGCAGCCATTTGATGACTCCTTAGAACATGAGAAACTCACAGTGGATGAATGGAAGC AGCACATCTACAAGGAGATTGTGAACTTCAGCCCCATTGCCCGGAAGGACTCACGGCGCCGGTGTGGCATGAAGCTGCAGTGA